From one Humulus lupulus chromosome 8, drHumLupu1.1, whole genome shotgun sequence genomic stretch:
- the LOC133795990 gene encoding uncharacterized protein LOC133795990, which yields MARTKTTGAPKPLAAASGSTSSASPLAASGSSLNSSVKIRAQKKTFPVSKTSSLVLPSMSPTLISLPAPPTKEVVPTETLPSAIESLAPNPKSSKLETAKSKGSPTATQPISGILPSSWTRSKETASSSSADAKKGGKRGKPSPPKKSPPVKKLKITPHACSSFKADPSEDPSGEAANPSKHSSSENTKRSESTQELYDLVASEERVVELDDGFDASDTQSEPSEPLPSDSKGKKPVIFYYANRKVICEKNFNLATHRVFGVIGILQEREWLDSLQGYSEYVDRVVKEFYANITDDFLNHNSFMYGKVYVRGHWFSFTVKDIATALNFPIGVILDTLEFNKDLVLSELVGQKVSWNPSTSLSILDLTYTYAMLMQFSLSNWMPSSNTVVVSQELAFFLFKIGSGAQKSKSLVIPSVSTTTVVVPSGVGPDISEMLAVKTDLTMVQNRLGTLEATQQAILSQLTALAKGV from the exons ATGGCTCGAACTAAGACCACCGGAGCTCCCAAACCTTTAGCTGCTGCAAGTGGTTCTACTTCATCAGCTTCACCTCTTGCAGCTTCAGGATCATCTTTGAATTCCTCTGTCAAGATTAGGGCTCAGAAAAAGACCTTCCCTGTGTCCAAAACCTCTTCGTTAGTGCTTCCATCCATGTCTCCAACTCTAATTTCTCTACCCGCACCACCAACTAAAGAGGTGGTGCCTACCGAGACCCTTCCTTCAGCAATCGAGTCACTTGCTCCAAATCCTAAATCCTCAAAACTCGAGACTGCCAAATCAAAAGGATCCCCTACTGCTACACAACCTATTTCTGGAATATTGCCTTCATCCTGGACTCGCTCCAAAGAAACTGCCTCTAGTTCATCGGCAGACGCGAAGAAAGGAGGAAAACGAGGCAAGCCTTCTCCTCCAAAGAAATCTCCTCCTGTAAAGAAACTCAAAATCACTCCACATGCATGTTCTTCGTTTAAGGCTGATCCATCTGAGGACCCATCTGGTGAAGCAGCCAATCCTTCTAAGCACTCAAGTTCTGAGAACACCAAAAGGTCTGAATCTACCCAAGAACTTTATGATCTGGTTGCCTCTGAAGAACGCGTTGTTGAATTAGATGATGGTTTTGATGCATCAGATACTCAGTCTGAGCCTTCTGAACCTCTACCTTCTGATTCCAAGGGAAAGAAGCCCGTGATTTTTTATTATGCTAACCGTAAGGTTATTTGTGAAAAGAATTTTAATCTTGCTACTCATAGGGTGTTTGGGGTGATTGGTATTTTGCAAGAAAGAGAGTGGTTAGATTCTTTACAGGGCTATTCTGAGTATGTTGATCGGGTTGTCAAGGAATTTTATGCTAACATTACTGATGATTTTCTAAATCATAATTCCTTTATGTATGGCAAAGTGTATGTTCGGGGTCATTGGTTTTCTTTTACAGTTAAAGATATTGCTACTGCCCTAAATTTTCCCATTGGTGTCATTCTGGATACCCTAGAATTTAATAAGGACCTAGTCCTTTCAGAGCTTGTAGGACAAAAGGTATCATGGAATCCAAGCACATCACTCTCCATTCTTGATCTTACATACACCTATGCTATGCTTATGCAGTTTTCACTGTCCAACTGGATGCCCTCCTCTAACACAGTTGTTGTGTCTCAAGAATTGGCATTCTTTCTGTTCAAGATTGGTTCTGGTGCACAG AAGTCCAAGTCCTTGGTTATTCCCTCTGTTTCCACAACCACTGTTGTTGTTCCATCTGGTGTTGGTCCTGACATATCAGAAATGCTCGCTGTCAAGACTGATCTAACAATGGTACAGAATCGACTTGGAACATTGGAGGCCACTCAACAAGCAATCCTTTCTCAGCTGACGGCCTTAGCCAAGGGTGTTTGA